In Symmachiella dynata, the following are encoded in one genomic region:
- the rpsK gene encoding 30S ribosomal protein S11: protein MAKSKRRKVRRNVTRAVAHIKATFNNTTVTVTDVNGDVLCWATAGTSGFKGSRKSTPFAAQRAAETCAERAAKFGVKEIEVRVKGPGSGRESAITGLQSSGLTIKAIEDVTPLPHNGCRPPKRRRV, encoded by the coding sequence GTGGCCAAGTCGAAACGACGCAAGGTGCGACGCAACGTCACGCGCGCTGTCGCACACATTAAGGCGACTTTCAATAATACCACGGTGACCGTAACCGACGTCAACGGCGACGTGCTTTGCTGGGCAACCGCAGGCACGAGCGGTTTCAAAGGGAGTCGTAAAAGCACCCCCTTTGCAGCGCAGCGGGCAGCGGAAACCTGTGCCGAGCGTGCCGCCAAGTTTGGCGTGAAGGAAATCGAAGTCCGCGTGAAAGGTCCCGGGTCGGGCCGGGAAAGCGCGATCACTGGTTTGCAGTCGTCCGGATTGACGATCAAAGCCATTGAAGACGTGACCCCTTTGCCTCACAACGGCTGTCGTCCCCCCAAACGCCGCCGCGTTTGA
- the rpsM gene encoding 30S ribosomal protein S13 has product MPRIQGVDIPNDKPVYISLTYLYGVGRASAINICYTLGLDLHAKAKDLTEDDITRIAHLLEKDYLTEGQLRRKVQQDIARLRDIGCYRGLRHRRGLPARGQRTKTNARTRKGVRKTVAGKKGVKDR; this is encoded by the coding sequence ATGCCTCGTATTCAGGGCGTCGACATTCCCAACGACAAGCCGGTGTATATCTCGTTGACCTACTTGTACGGGGTCGGGCGAGCTTCGGCGATCAATATTTGTTACACGCTGGGTTTGGATCTACACGCGAAGGCCAAGGATCTGACCGAAGATGACATCACGCGGATCGCGCATCTGCTTGAAAAAGACTATTTGACCGAAGGTCAGTTGCGACGCAAGGTGCAGCAGGATATCGCCCGTTTGCGGGATATCGGTTGTTATCGCGGCTTGCGGCATCGTCGCGGTTTGCCGGCACGGGGCCAGCGGACCAAGACCAATGCCCGGACGCGCAAAGGTGTCCGCAAAACGGTCGCCGGCAAAAAGGGTGTCAAAGACAGATAA
- the rpmJ gene encoding 50S ribosomal protein L36, translating to MKVRASVKRICENCKIVRRKGKIYVICSSNPRHKQRQG from the coding sequence ATGAAAGTCCGAGCCAGCGTTAAACGCATTTGTGAAAATTGTAAGATCGTCCGCCGTAAAGGCAAGATCTACGTGATTTGTTCATCCAACCCGCGGCACAAACAGCGGCAGGGTTAA
- the map gene encoding type I methionyl aminopeptidase, giving the protein MIVLKSPAEIEKMREAGRVVAQAHRAVGKIIAPGVSTRQIDDAVVRVFAKHNATPLFKGVPGVVPFPAATCISVNDEIVHGIPSDRLLEEGDLVSVDTGCRLDGWCGDAAWTYAVGRVDEEKQELMAAGQLTLTTAIHEMQRQKTWAGVAEVMETTVKDAGFSVVEELVGHGIGREMHEDPQVPNFVTPELEEYDFELVPGMVLAVEPMLNAGTADVCLLDDHWTIVTADGRPSVHYEHTLAFTAEGVQILTAL; this is encoded by the coding sequence GTGATCGTTTTGAAGAGTCCAGCTGAGATTGAAAAGATGCGTGAAGCCGGCCGTGTTGTGGCTCAGGCGCATCGAGCGGTTGGAAAAATTATAGCGCCCGGGGTGAGTACCAGGCAAATTGACGACGCTGTGGTACGCGTGTTTGCAAAACACAATGCCACACCGTTGTTCAAAGGAGTTCCTGGAGTCGTTCCCTTTCCAGCGGCAACGTGTATTTCGGTCAACGACGAAATCGTTCATGGAATTCCATCGGACCGTCTGCTCGAAGAAGGCGATTTAGTAAGCGTCGACACCGGTTGTCGCTTGGACGGATGGTGCGGAGATGCCGCTTGGACCTATGCGGTAGGCCGCGTCGACGAAGAGAAGCAAGAATTGATGGCGGCGGGTCAGTTGACACTGACAACCGCCATTCACGAGATGCAGCGTCAAAAGACTTGGGCGGGGGTTGCCGAAGTGATGGAGACGACTGTGAAGGATGCGGGGTTTTCGGTTGTCGAAGAGCTCGTGGGGCACGGAATTGGTCGGGAAATGCATGAAGATCCGCAGGTTCCCAATTTCGTGACTCCCGAATTAGAAGAGTATGATTTTGAACTGGTGCCCGGAATGGTGCTTGCTGTCGAGCCGATGCTCAATGCAGGGACCGCGGATGTCTGCCTGCTGGATGACCACTGGACAATCGTCACAGCCGACGGTCGCCCAAGCGTGCACTATGAACATACATTGGCTTTCACGGCCGAGGGTGTCCAGATTTTAACGGCACTCTAA
- the secY gene encoding preprotein translocase subunit SecY yields the protein MFEKLITVFKIPELRRKIVLTATLLAVYRMGFWVPLPIVDQQALADKMENLASGGGIGQALQIVQLFSASNIGMSTIFGLGIMPYISASIIFQLMGSVYPPLEKLQKEGESGRKKINEYTRYATVVLCLIQSYFWVKTISGWGTIIPEYNGFFGHMVATITMTAGTIFLMWIGEQIDEYGIGNGISLLIMAGILARMPDAAIQLLRPAMENGIALGSDSGIEKLLVLAVLFVVVVGSVVFMTQGQRKIPTQSAKHVRGRRVYGGQRQFLPLRVNQAGVMPIIFASSLLMIPMIGFGQLAKWFDSVIWSDLAAAFSGTGRGFLYNLSYVGLIYFFCYFWTAITFNPKDMANNLKDYGSFIPGYRPGKRTAEYLERVMVRITYVGAAFLAVVAVIPTVIASVMGIDFMVASFFGGTGLLIVVSVALDLVQKIDSHLVMRNYSGLLDSDDSRAAS from the coding sequence ATGTTTGAAAAACTGATTACCGTCTTCAAAATCCCGGAGTTGCGTCGGAAGATCGTTCTGACTGCGACACTGCTTGCGGTATACCGTATGGGGTTTTGGGTACCGTTGCCGATTGTCGATCAACAAGCCCTGGCCGATAAGATGGAAAATCTGGCCAGCGGCGGTGGGATCGGACAAGCGCTGCAAATCGTTCAACTGTTTTCCGCTTCGAACATCGGCATGAGCACGATCTTCGGTCTGGGAATCATGCCCTATATCTCCGCCTCGATTATCTTCCAATTGATGGGCAGTGTTTATCCGCCTTTGGAGAAACTGCAAAAGGAAGGGGAATCGGGACGCAAGAAGATCAATGAATATACACGATATGCGACAGTCGTACTTTGTTTAATCCAAAGCTATTTTTGGGTGAAAACAATCTCCGGCTGGGGAACCATTATTCCTGAATATAATGGTTTCTTTGGCCATATGGTGGCCACCATCACCATGACGGCCGGCACGATCTTCCTGATGTGGATCGGCGAGCAAATCGACGAATATGGGATCGGTAACGGGATCAGTTTGTTGATTATGGCGGGAATCTTAGCCCGTATGCCTGATGCAGCGATCCAGTTGTTGCGTCCGGCCATGGAAAATGGAATTGCCCTCGGATCTGATTCCGGGATTGAAAAACTACTAGTCTTGGCGGTGTTGTTTGTCGTGGTTGTGGGGTCGGTGGTCTTTATGACGCAAGGCCAGCGCAAGATCCCCACGCAAAGCGCCAAACACGTCCGCGGCCGTCGCGTTTACGGTGGGCAACGTCAATTCTTGCCCTTGCGGGTGAACCAAGCGGGCGTGATGCCGATCATCTTCGCCTCGAGTTTGTTGATGATCCCCATGATTGGTTTCGGCCAATTGGCCAAATGGTTCGATTCGGTGATCTGGTCCGATCTAGCGGCAGCGTTCAGCGGAACGGGACGCGGGTTCTTGTACAACCTTAGCTATGTCGGCTTGATTTACTTCTTCTGTTATTTCTGGACAGCCATCACGTTCAATCCTAAGGATATGGCGAACAACCTCAAAGATTACGGCAGCTTTATTCCTGGATACCGTCCAGGGAAACGGACCGCCGAGTATTTGGAACGCGTGATGGTACGGATCACTTATGTCGGGGCTGCTTTCTTGGCGGTCGTGGCCGTGATTCCGACAGTCATTGCTTCGGTTATGGGGATCGACTTTATGGTGGCTAGTTTCTTCGGTGGCACCGGATTGTTGATTGTCGTTTCTGTTGCTTTGGACTTAGTACAAAAAATTGACAGCCACCTTGTGATGCGGAATTACTCAGGCTTGTTGGATTCCGATGATTCTCGCGCCGCGTCCTAA
- the rplO gene encoding 50S ribosomal protein L15, whose amino-acid sequence MIIDDVHRGIKKNKKRKRIGRGPGSGNGKTAARGHNGYGSRAGSSRRISFEGGQTPLARRIAKRGFNNKRFATKVAIVNVSDLEQRFDSGATIDAAALAEANLAKGRFDVIKVLGDGDITKKFTVRVHRCSKSAEEKITAAGGSIEIIYA is encoded by the coding sequence ATGATTATTGATGACGTCCATCGCGGTATAAAAAAGAACAAAAAGCGGAAGCGCATTGGTCGTGGTCCCGGTTCGGGCAACGGAAAAACCGCAGCTCGCGGTCACAATGGCTATGGAAGTCGTGCTGGTTCGTCCCGACGCATTTCGTTCGAAGGGGGACAGACTCCTTTGGCGCGGCGGATTGCCAAACGGGGATTCAACAACAAACGCTTCGCAACGAAAGTGGCGATCGTCAACGTCAGTGACCTCGAGCAGCGCTTCGATAGCGGTGCGACCATCGATGCAGCCGCGCTGGCCGAAGCGAATCTGGCCAAGGGCCGCTTTGATGTGATCAAAGTTCTGGGGGATGGCGACATCACCAAAAAGTTCACCGTTCGTGTCCATCGATGCTCGAAATCGGCTGAAGAGAAGATTACCGCAGCCGGCGGCAGCATTGAAATTATCTACGCATAA
- the rpsE gene encoding 30S ribosomal protein S5, with amino-acid sequence MSTDNRSDGKEKVVQIRRCSCVVKGGRRFSFTALVVNGDGKGGVSYGYGKATEVPLAVDKANKNCHRHSSRVNVTGTTIPHSVVGRYGAARVLLMPARPGTGVIAGASVRAVVEAAGIHDILTKSRGSNNPMNLVKATINGLEQLRTREDVARLRGVNV; translated from the coding sequence GTGTCGACAGACAACCGATCAGATGGCAAAGAAAAAGTCGTGCAAATCCGCCGGTGCTCGTGCGTAGTCAAAGGTGGCCGTCGCTTCAGCTTTACCGCGCTGGTTGTCAATGGCGACGGTAAGGGCGGCGTCTCCTATGGTTATGGCAAGGCGACGGAAGTTCCGCTTGCCGTCGATAAAGCCAACAAGAACTGTCATCGTCACTCTTCGCGAGTGAACGTGACTGGAACGACGATTCCGCATTCGGTGGTTGGTCGATACGGAGCGGCCCGTGTGTTGCTCATGCCGGCACGACCGGGAACGGGCGTCATTGCCGGTGCCAGCGTGCGTGCCGTTGTCGAAGCCGCCGGGATTCATGACATTCTCACCAAAAGCCGGGGTTCCAACAATCCCATGAATTTGGTGAAAGCGACAATCAACGGTTTGGAACAACTACGAACGCGAGAAGATGTCGCCCGCCTGAGAGGCGTGAACGTCTAA
- the rplR gene encoding 50S ribosomal protein L18 translates to MKYIAQVNKQRSRRRFRVRNKIRATTSRPRVSVHRSNKHIYAQIIDDVAGRSLVSASTREAGICADGENGGNVASATKVGEALAKKALEAGITQVAFDRGLYKYHGRVAALADAARQGGLDF, encoded by the coding sequence ATGAAATACATAGCCCAAGTTAATAAACAGCGTAGCCGTCGTCGCTTTCGCGTTCGCAATAAAATTCGTGCGACCACATCGCGACCGCGGGTTTCGGTCCACCGCAGCAATAAGCACATTTACGCCCAGATCATCGATGACGTCGCAGGACGTTCGTTGGTTTCCGCGAGTACGCGTGAAGCAGGGATTTGTGCTGATGGTGAAAACGGCGGGAACGTCGCATCGGCTACGAAAGTCGGTGAAGCGTTAGCTAAAAAGGCTCTCGAAGCTGGGATCACCCAGGTCGCCTTTGATCGCGGATTGTACAAATACCATGGTCGTGTCGCCGCTTTGGCTGACGCGGCTCGTCAAGGTGGGTTGGATTTTTAA
- the rplF gene encoding 50S ribosomal protein L6 encodes MSRIGKKPIAVPDAVEVSIDGTVITVKGPNGELTLDHHPSISVKLDSDPKQLVVENPTDLRENRKFHGLTRSLLNNMVTGVTTYFEKKLDIVGVGYQATIDGTKLCLQVGFANVVELPIPANVDCSLPSNIQIALKSADKQAVGQFAAEIRRVRPPEPYKGKGIRYQNEQVRRKAGKALASG; translated from the coding sequence ATGTCGAGAATCGGGAAAAAACCGATTGCGGTCCCCGATGCTGTTGAAGTATCGATCGATGGCACCGTCATCACGGTGAAAGGCCCCAACGGCGAATTGACGTTGGATCACCATCCCTCCATTTCGGTGAAGCTGGATAGTGACCCCAAGCAACTCGTGGTGGAAAACCCCACGGATTTGCGAGAGAACCGCAAGTTCCACGGGCTGACCCGTAGCTTGTTGAATAATATGGTGACCGGCGTTACCACCTATTTCGAAAAGAAATTGGACATTGTCGGCGTTGGCTACCAAGCCACAATCGATGGCACGAAGCTCTGCTTGCAGGTTGGCTTTGCGAACGTTGTCGAATTGCCGATTCCCGCAAATGTCGACTGCTCATTGCCTAGTAATATCCAGATCGCCCTGAAGAGTGCTGACAAGCAAGCGGTGGGACAGTTCGCTGCCGAAATTCGCCGCGTCCGTCCGCCCGAGCCCTACAAAGGCAAGGGAATCCGGTACCAGAACGAACAGGTTCGTCGGAAAGCCGGTAAGGCGTTGGCCAGTGGCTGA
- the rpsH gene encoding 30S ribosomal protein S8: MMTDPIADMLTRIRNAVSIERAFVDVPLSKEKRGIADVLQREGYIWDYEIIEQQPCSAMRIHLKYGPNGERVIQKIDRVSKPGRRVYLGVNDLPEILQGMGISVVSTNKGLLSNREAKEQLVGGEVLCSIW; this comes from the coding sequence ATGATGACAGATCCGATTGCCGACATGCTCACGCGAATCCGTAATGCGGTCTCGATTGAGCGCGCATTCGTCGACGTACCCCTTTCGAAGGAGAAACGGGGAATTGCCGATGTGTTGCAACGCGAAGGCTACATTTGGGATTACGAAATAATCGAACAGCAGCCTTGCAGTGCAATGCGGATCCATCTGAAGTACGGTCCTAACGGTGAGCGTGTGATTCAAAAAATCGATCGCGTCAGCAAGCCGGGACGTCGGGTCTATCTGGGTGTCAACGACTTGCCGGAAATCCTGCAAGGCATGGGCATCAGTGTCGTCTCAACGAACAAGGGTTTGTTGAGCAACCGCGAAGCCAAAGAACAGTTGGTCGGTGGCGAAGTGCTGTGCAGTATTTGGTAG
- a CDS encoding type Z 30S ribosomal protein S14 — MASKAKIEKANRTPKFSSRLERRCALCGRPRAVYRKFKLCRICFRDLCLDGMIPGAKKASW, encoded by the coding sequence ATGGCCAGCAAAGCAAAGATCGAAAAGGCAAACCGGACGCCAAAATTCAGCAGCCGCCTCGAACGGCGCTGTGCATTGTGCGGTCGTCCCCGTGCGGTGTACCGCAAGTTCAAACTGTGCCGGATTTGTTTCCGCGACCTCTGTTTGGACGGCATGATTCCCGGTGCCAAAAAAGCGAGTTGGTAG
- the rplE gene encoding 50S ribosomal protein L5: MARLLERYRNEIRPTLAETLGRSNPHSLPQLEKIVVNMGVGAAAQDRKCLEEAVEHLTILSGQKPVIRRARKSVAGFKLREGMEIGCMVTLRSQRMYEFLDRLITLTLPRVRDFRGLSPKAFDGNGNYSLGISDQMVFPEVDPDRVKNQQGMTITLVTTATTNDEGRLLLKELGMPFRKD, encoded by the coding sequence ATGGCCAGGTTATTGGAACGATACCGGAATGAAATCCGGCCGACGCTCGCAGAAACCCTGGGGCGGTCAAATCCCCACTCGCTTCCCCAATTGGAGAAGATCGTCGTCAACATGGGGGTTGGTGCGGCAGCTCAAGATCGGAAGTGCTTGGAAGAAGCTGTCGAGCATCTCACGATCCTCAGTGGACAAAAGCCGGTCATTCGCCGTGCTCGCAAGTCCGTCGCCGGGTTTAAACTTCGCGAAGGGATGGAGATTGGCTGCATGGTCACGCTCCGCTCGCAGCGGATGTATGAATTCCTGGACCGTCTGATCACATTGACTCTCCCGCGAGTTCGCGACTTTCGGGGTCTGAGCCCCAAAGCGTTTGACGGCAATGGAAACTATAGCCTGGGTATCAGCGATCAAATGGTGTTTCCGGAAGTTGATCCGGATCGTGTGAAGAATCAGCAAGGTATGACGATTACCTTGGTGACGACAGCGACAACAAATGACGAGGGTCGACTGTTGCTCAAAGAACTCGGGATGCCGTTTCGGAAAGATTAG
- the rplX gene encoding 50S ribosomal protein L24 gives MKIRRGDTVQVIAGDDASTTARKVLSVEAGGKKVLVEGVNRVYKHVKRGHPRSPQGGRLSKEMPIDISNVLLYCDSCGRGVRVGYRYTKDGSKERCCKICDAGLGNISPPKAHYAQS, from the coding sequence ATGAAGATTCGACGTGGAGATACGGTGCAAGTCATTGCCGGCGACGATGCTAGCACGACCGCACGGAAAGTCCTCTCGGTCGAGGCCGGTGGCAAAAAAGTTCTTGTGGAAGGCGTGAACCGCGTTTACAAACACGTAAAACGCGGCCATCCCCGCAGTCCGCAAGGGGGACGGCTCTCAAAAGAGATGCCAATTGACATTTCAAATGTGTTGCTTTACTGTGATTCGTGCGGTCGAGGTGTGCGAGTCGGGTATCGCTATACAAAAGATGGTAGTAAAGAGCGGTGTTGCAAGATTTGCGACGCCGGGCTCGGCAACATCAGCCCTCCCAAGGCTCATTACGCTCAGTCATAA
- the rplN gene encoding 50S ribosomal protein L14, with product MIQMQTLLDVCDNTGAKVACCIKVLGGTGRRTAGLGDVIVVSIKKSIPGSSVKSGEVVRGVIVRCRKGTRRSDGSYVRFDRNAIVLIDKDANPRGTRIFGAVARELRERKFMKIVSLASEVV from the coding sequence ATGATTCAAATGCAAACACTTCTGGACGTTTGTGACAACACGGGGGCCAAGGTCGCCTGTTGCATCAAAGTTCTGGGAGGCACGGGGCGGCGGACTGCCGGGCTGGGAGACGTGATAGTCGTCAGCATCAAAAAGTCAATTCCGGGTAGTTCGGTGAAATCGGGCGAAGTTGTGCGGGGTGTGATTGTTCGCTGCCGCAAGGGAACGCGCCGCAGTGATGGAAGTTATGTCCGCTTTGACCGCAATGCGATCGTGTTGATCGATAAAGATGCCAACCCGCGAGGGACACGTATCTTTGGAGCGGTTGCACGCGAACTGCGTGAGCGCAAGTTTATGAAAATCGTCAGCTTGGCAAGTGAGGTAGTTTGA
- the rpsQ gene encoding 30S ribosomal protein S17 → MRKKLIGVVTSNKMDKSLRVEVEKNYQHPRYGKIIRSRTVCHVHDEKNEANEGDSVEIIECRPLSKTKCWNLVRVVRAAVVVE, encoded by the coding sequence ATGCGTAAGAAATTGATCGGCGTAGTGACGAGCAATAAGATGGACAAGTCGTTGCGGGTCGAAGTTGAGAAGAACTATCAACACCCGCGCTACGGTAAGATTATCCGTAGTCGAACCGTGTGCCACGTTCATGATGAAAAGAACGAAGCCAACGAAGGCGACTCTGTCGAAATTATCGAGTGCCGCCCCTTGTCAAAGACAAAATGTTGGAATTTGGTGCGAGTCGTTCGTGCCGCGGTTGTGGTTGAGTAA
- the rpmC gene encoding 50S ribosomal protein L29, whose protein sequence is MTKPQELREMSDEQLAFTLREAQQELFRLRFQAAAERSDAPSALRKIRRDIARIHTITRQRELAQEAEAKLAPQAEA, encoded by the coding sequence ATGACTAAGCCGCAAGAACTCCGCGAGATGAGTGACGAACAGTTGGCGTTCACATTGCGCGAAGCCCAACAAGAACTGTTCCGCCTGCGATTTCAGGCGGCTGCGGAACGATCCGATGCGCCGAGTGCGTTGCGGAAGATCCGCCGCGACATTGCCCGTATTCATACCATCACGCGGCAGCGGGAATTGGCGCAAGAAGCAGAAGCAAAATTGGCGCCACAGGCGGAAGCCTAA
- the rplP gene encoding 50S ribosomal protein L16 — translation MALMPKRVKHRKSQRKRIKGNATRGNTVVLGDWGLQSLDGGYIKANVIEACRIAATQYVRGEGKLYIRIFPDKPCTSRPLETRMGKGKGEPDHWVAVVRPGTVMFELAGVSQDAAKDCFNRVAHKLPVRVRLVGRRPGT, via the coding sequence ATGGCGCTAATGCCCAAACGGGTCAAGCACAGAAAAAGCCAAAGAAAACGTATAAAAGGTAACGCGACCCGCGGGAATACCGTGGTGTTGGGCGACTGGGGTTTGCAGTCGCTTGACGGTGGATATATCAAAGCCAACGTGATCGAAGCTTGTCGGATTGCCGCGACACAATATGTCCGCGGTGAGGGGAAATTGTATATTCGCATTTTCCCGGACAAGCCTTGCACGTCTCGTCCGTTGGAAACTCGGATGGGTAAAGGTAAGGGTGAACCGGACCACTGGGTCGCAGTTGTTCGTCCCGGCACGGTGATGTTTGAATTGGCCGGCGTCTCGCAAGATGCTGCCAAGGATTGCTTCAATCGTGTGGCGCACAAATTGCCGGTCCGCGTGCGGTTGGTAGGCCGTCGTCCCGGTACGTGA
- the rpsC gene encoding 30S ribosomal protein S3 has protein sequence MGQKVRPTGFRVGIVEEWRSRWYASKKEFGDLLVEDFKIRKFVKEKYQFAGISKVEIERTRDQVVVHLNTARPGIIIGRKGQEVDRLKAELEDLTGRRMELKIVEINNAMKNAVLVAEDIAQQLSKRSSFRRTIKRSMDSVMDAGALGVKIVLSGRLGGAEMSRTEKAMRGSIPLSTIQKHIDYGFAKARTAQGIIGIKVWIDLGLYTDEEDGDGANAQTGQAQKKPKKTYKR, from the coding sequence ATGGGTCAGAAAGTTCGGCCGACGGGTTTCCGCGTAGGGATTGTTGAAGAGTGGCGGAGTCGTTGGTACGCGTCAAAGAAAGAGTTCGGCGACCTCTTGGTCGAGGACTTCAAGATCCGCAAGTTCGTCAAAGAGAAATATCAGTTTGCAGGGATTTCAAAAGTTGAAATCGAACGCACACGCGACCAGGTGGTCGTGCATTTGAATACAGCCCGTCCGGGCATCATCATCGGCCGCAAGGGGCAGGAAGTTGACCGCCTCAAAGCAGAGCTCGAAGATCTGACCGGCCGGCGGATGGAATTGAAGATCGTCGAAATCAACAACGCCATGAAAAACGCGGTGTTGGTGGCTGAAGACATTGCTCAGCAGTTGAGCAAGCGGTCCAGCTTTCGACGTACGATCAAACGCTCGATGGATTCCGTAATGGATGCGGGGGCGCTCGGTGTGAAGATTGTCCTCTCCGGTCGATTGGGCGGAGCGGAAATGTCACGGACCGAAAAGGCGATGAGGGGATCGATTCCTTTGTCGACCATTCAGAAACATATTGACTACGGTTTTGCCAAGGCACGCACGGCCCAAGGTATTATTGGGATCAAAGTGTGGATCGACTTGGGTCTTTATACAGACGAGGAGGATGGCGATGGCGCTAATGCCCAAACGGGTCAAGCACAGAAAAAGCCAAAGAAAACGTATAAAAGGTAA
- the rplV gene encoding 50S ribosomal protein L22, giving the protein MEYKSTHRFARISATKVRPFAELVRGKSAGEGLDLLRFVPNRGARFLEKVLRTAMANAEQSGARNVESLMIKDARADGGPMFKRLQPRARGMAFIIRKRFSHIHVGIEGPDIV; this is encoded by the coding sequence ATGGAATACAAATCGACGCATCGCTTCGCGCGGATTTCAGCGACAAAAGTCCGCCCGTTTGCGGAATTGGTTCGCGGGAAGTCGGCCGGCGAAGGTCTGGACTTATTACGCTTTGTGCCAAATCGCGGAGCAAGGTTTTTGGAAAAAGTCCTGCGGACCGCTATGGCCAACGCCGAGCAATCCGGTGCGCGTAATGTTGAGAGTCTGATGATTAAAGATGCCCGCGCCGACGGCGGTCCAATGTTCAAGCGGTTGCAACCGCGAGCACGGGGGATGGCATTTATTATTCGGAAGCGTTTTTCGCACATTCATGTCGGGATTGAAGGTCCGGACATCGTCTAA
- the rpsS gene encoding 30S ribosomal protein S19 has translation MGRSLKKGPYVDAKLLKKIERLDDAGRKEPIRTWCRRSTISPDFIGHTFLVHNGRAHINVYVTEEMVGHKLGEFAPTRTFRGHGGKAKR, from the coding sequence ATGGGTCGCTCTCTGAAAAAAGGGCCTTACGTTGATGCCAAATTGCTCAAGAAGATTGAGCGATTGGATGATGCCGGACGCAAAGAGCCGATTCGCACCTGGTGCCGTCGTTCGACGATTTCACCGGATTTTATCGGCCATACCTTCCTGGTGCACAATGGACGGGCGCATATCAATGTGTACGTCACAGAAGAAATGGTGGGGCACAAACTCGGGGAGTTCGCACCGACGCGGACGTTCCGGGGACATGGTGGTAAGGCGAAAAGATAA
- the rplB gene encoding 50S ribosomal protein L2: MGIKFYKPTTAGRRDASVSDFAEITDRKKKPEKSLLTRYKKKGGRNNQGKITARHRGGGHKRMYRVIDFKRLRDGIPARVKSIEYDPNRSARIALLHYVDGVKSYILAPEGLEAGATVMSGPDAEPTLGNCLPLSAIPTGATIHNIELQPGRGGQLCRSAGTAAVMNAREGDWAQITLPSGEVRRVPSSCRATIGPIGNSEHSKIVLGKAGRKRWMGWRPRVRGTAMNPVAHPMGGGEGRNSGGRHPCSPTGKLAKGGRTRKRRKSSSAAIIRRRKSRRYGQLKL, from the coding sequence ATGGGTATCAAATTTTATAAGCCAACGACGGCCGGTCGTCGGGATGCCTCCGTAAGCGATTTCGCGGAGATCACCGACCGTAAGAAGAAGCCGGAAAAGTCGTTGCTGACACGGTATAAGAAAAAGGGTGGCCGCAATAATCAGGGCAAGATTACTGCCCGTCATCGTGGCGGCGGCCACAAGCGGATGTATCGGGTGATCGACTTCAAGCGTTTGCGGGACGGGATTCCGGCGCGTGTGAAGTCCATCGAGTATGATCCGAATCGATCTGCGCGGATTGCCTTGTTGCATTATGTCGACGGGGTGAAGTCATACATTTTGGCTCCCGAGGGGCTCGAGGCGGGTGCGACTGTTATGAGTGGTCCGGATGCGGAACCGACTTTGGGCAATTGCTTGCCGTTGTCGGCCATTCCCACCGGAGCGACGATTCACAACATCGAATTGCAACCGGGGCGTGGTGGCCAGTTGTGCCGTAGTGCCGGGACCGCAGCGGTGATGAATGCCCGCGAAGGCGATTGGGCACAAATCACTTTGCCTTCTGGTGAAGTGCGACGTGTGCCGAGTAGTTGCCGGGCAACGATCGGTCCGATCGGGAACAGCGAACACAGTAAGATTGTGCTTGGTAAAGCCGGGCGAAAGCGTTGGATGGGTTGGCGGCCTCGCGTTCGGGGGACTGCCATGAATCCGGTGGCTCACCCGATGGGTGGTGGTGAAGGTCGCAACTCTGGCGGTCGGCATCCTTGTAGTCCGACGGGTAAGTTGGCGAAGGGTGGCCGTACGCGGAAGCGAAGGAAGTCGTCATCGGCGGCAATCATCAGGCGGCGTAAGTCGCGGCGTTATGGCCAGTTGAAGCTCTGA